A genomic stretch from Gallus gallus isolate bGalGal1 chromosome 13, bGalGal1.mat.broiler.GRCg7b, whole genome shotgun sequence includes:
- the GNPDA1 gene encoding glucosamine-6-phosphate isomerase 1, giving the protein MKLIIQETYAEASEWAAKYIRNRIVHFAPGPGRFFTLGLPTGSTPLGCYRKLVEYYKNGDLSFKYVKTFNMDEYVGLPRDHPESYHSFMWNNFFKHVDISAENVHILDGNAADLQAECDAFEDKIKAAGGIELFVGGIGPDGHIAFNEPGSSLVSRTRVKTLAMDTILANARFFDGDLSKVPTMALTVGVGTVMDAREVMILITGAHKAFALYKAIEEGVNHMWTVSAFQQHPQTVFVCDEDATLELKVKTVKYFKGLMLVHNKLVEPLYSMKETEAERSQSKKPYSD; this is encoded by the exons ATGAAGCTCATCATCCAGGAGACGTACGCGGAGGCGAGCGAGTGGGCCGCCAAGTACATCCGCAACCGCATCGTCCACTTcgcgcccggccccggccgCTTCTTCACGCTGGGGCTGCCCACAG GCAGCACGCCGCTGGGCTGCTACAGAAAGCTGGTGGAGTACTACAAAAATGGGGACCTGTCCTTCAAGTACGTGAAAACCTTCAACATGGATGAGTACGTAG GTCTCCCGAGGGACCATCCGGAAAGTTACCACTCCTTCATGTGGAATAACTTCTTCAAGCATGTTGATATCTCGGCAGAAAATGTCCACATTTTGGATGGAAACGCAGCTGATCTACAGGCAGAGTGTGATGCGTTTGAGGATAAAATCAAAGCAGCTGGAGGAATTGAACTCTTTGTTGGAG GTATTGGCCCTGATGGTCACATCGCCTTCAATGAGCCTGGATCGAGTTTGGTGTCTAGGACACGAGTGAAGACCTTGGCTATGGACACTATACTGGCTAATGCCAGGTTTTTTGATGGTGACCTTTCCAAAGTCCCCACGATGGCTTTGACAGTTGGAGTAGGCACTGTCATGGATGCCAGAGAG GTGATGATTCTCATCACGGGAGCCCACAAAGCCTTTGCTTTGTACAAAGCTATCGAGGAGGGTGTCAACCACATGTGGACAGTatctgctttccagcagcacccccagactgtgtttgtgtgtgatGAGGATGCTACGCTGGAACTGAAAGTTAAGACAGTGAAGTACTTTAAAG GTTTAATGCTGGTTCATAACAAGCTCGTGGAACCCCTATACAGCATGAAGgagacagaagcagaaagaagccAGTCTAAGAAGCCTTACAGTGATTAA